A genomic region of Porticoccaceae bacterium LTM1 contains the following coding sequences:
- a CDS encoding HutD family protein, which yields MLRIISPHEFREFPWKNGQGSTIELAINSGGTAENFDWRLSIATIANNGPFSNFSGYTRDQVLLSGNGMRLVHDNNTADQFNRPFDKARYSGDSQTVATLVDGPVTAFNLITHSDRIQANLAVLDEANELVLPQAEQLFIYAPDSPIHLSCSSTSVPAGYLISIDQCTTPTTVTGKQFILISLDSR from the coding sequence ATGCTGCGCATTATTTCGCCTCATGAGTTTCGCGAATTCCCCTGGAAAAATGGCCAGGGCAGCACCATTGAACTGGCCATAAATTCAGGTGGAACTGCGGAAAATTTTGATTGGCGACTCAGCATTGCCACCATTGCCAACAACGGCCCCTTTTCAAATTTCAGCGGCTACACGCGCGATCAGGTGCTGTTATCCGGCAATGGCATGAGGCTGGTTCACGATAACAATACAGCTGACCAGTTTAATCGGCCATTTGATAAGGCCCGGTATTCCGGTGACAGCCAAACTGTCGCCACACTGGTTGATGGACCGGTGACAGCATTTAACCTGATCACTCACTCGGATCGTATTCAGGCAAATTTGGCAGTGCTTGATGAAGCAAATGAACTGGTATTACCCCAGGCCGAGCAGCTGTTTATTTATGCTCCCGACAGCCCGATACATCTTTCCTGCTCCAGCACCTCCGTTCCAGCAGGGTATCTGATTAGTATTGACCAATGCACAACCCCAACCACCGTCACTGGTAAACAATTTATTTTAATAAGCCTGGATAGCCGCTAA
- a CDS encoding S9 family peptidase, producing the protein MNKTLALSIAISALLAGCGDNAQQAANDNSPLPPVAKKIPYEMTIHGDTRIDNYYWMRDDQRQDPEILGHLEAENAYGEAMLEHTQPLQQKLLDEMVSRIDKDDSSVPYLKNGYWYASEFSGENDYPIYIRRQGSLDAEREVLLDLNELAAPHDYFSMGSMSVSTNSQILAYSSDTLSRRIYDIQFKNLETGELYDDKLTGTSGSMIWANDNETVFYIKKDPQTLLGFQVYRHKLGTPQTDDVLVYEEKNKELYINLGKSKDDSTLMIAQDGTNEEAILILDASNPNGDFKPFHPMEKGLKYSIQKRGEWFYVHTNWLADNYRLMKVHQDHTADKSQWQEVIAHDPEIYLEDVELFENYLVYSQKIRGQSQLQVMDLNTSETHPIAFDESVYVVEVGTNPQMQSDTVRVNYTSLTTPGTVYDIHMTNGEKTLLKQDKVLGNFNPADYQSERIFVKARDGVEVPVSLVYKKSLFKKDGTNPLWQYAYGSYGAVIEPEFRSTRLTLLDRGFVYAIAHIRGGKMLGQDWYEQGRMFEKINTFTDYIDVTKALVDKKYAAKDKVFAQGGSAGGLLMGAVANMAPELYRGMHAAVPFVDVVTTMLDESIPLTTNEYGEWGNPNNQDSYEYMLSYSPYDQVKAQKYPNMLVTTGLHDSQVQYFEPMKWVAKLRELKTDDNLLVFETNMEAGHGGASGRFKRLEESALVYAFMFDLIGMKE; encoded by the coding sequence ATGAACAAAACACTGGCACTCAGCATTGCCATCAGCGCCCTGCTGGCAGGCTGTGGCGACAACGCCCAACAAGCCGCAAATGACAATAGTCCACTTCCACCTGTAGCGAAAAAAATTCCCTACGAAATGACCATCCACGGCGACACCCGCATCGACAACTATTACTGGATGCGTGACGACCAACGCCAGGATCCAGAAATACTCGGTCACCTCGAAGCGGAAAATGCCTATGGCGAAGCCATGCTGGAGCACACCCAGCCACTGCAGCAAAAACTGCTGGACGAAATGGTCAGCCGAATCGACAAAGATGACTCTTCCGTCCCTTACCTGAAAAACGGTTACTGGTATGCCAGCGAATTCAGTGGCGAAAACGACTACCCGATTTACATTCGTCGCCAAGGCTCGCTCGACGCCGAACGCGAAGTCCTGCTGGACCTGAACGAACTGGCCGCTCCCCACGACTATTTTTCCATGGGCAGCATGAGTGTCAGCACCAACAGCCAGATTCTGGCTTATTCCTCTGACACCCTGAGCCGTCGTATTTACGATATTCAGTTTAAAAATCTCGAAACCGGCGAACTGTACGACGACAAGCTCACCGGCACATCCGGCTCCATGATCTGGGCCAACGATAACGAAACCGTTTTTTACATCAAAAAAGATCCACAAACTTTGCTGGGTTTTCAGGTCTATCGCCACAAGCTGGGAACACCACAAACCGATGACGTACTGGTGTACGAAGAGAAGAACAAAGAACTTTACATCAACCTTGGCAAATCAAAAGACGACAGCACCCTGATGATTGCCCAGGATGGCACCAACGAAGAGGCCATTCTGATACTGGATGCCAGTAACCCCAACGGCGACTTCAAACCGTTCCACCCAATGGAAAAAGGACTGAAGTACAGCATTCAAAAGCGCGGTGAGTGGTTTTATGTGCACACCAACTGGCTGGCGGATAACTATCGCCTAATGAAAGTGCATCAGGATCACACCGCCGATAAAAGCCAGTGGCAAGAAGTGATTGCCCACGATCCGGAAATTTATCTGGAAGATGTTGAGCTGTTTGAAAATTACCTGGTGTACAGTCAGAAGATACGCGGCCAGTCTCAGTTACAGGTAATGGACCTGAACACCAGCGAGACCCATCCAATTGCATTTGATGAATCAGTTTATGTTGTCGAAGTCGGCACCAACCCGCAAATGCAGAGCGACACTGTACGAGTCAATTACACCTCACTCACCACGCCAGGAACGGTCTACGACATTCACATGACCAATGGCGAAAAGACACTGTTAAAACAGGATAAAGTGCTTGGTAACTTCAATCCGGCTGATTACCAGAGTGAACGCATATTTGTAAAAGCGCGCGACGGTGTAGAGGTTCCAGTTAGCCTGGTGTACAAAAAATCCCTGTTCAAAAAAGATGGCACCAATCCGTTGTGGCAATACGCCTACGGCTCCTACGGTGCCGTAATTGAACCGGAGTTCCGCTCTACCCGCCTGACGCTACTGGATCGTGGCTTTGTCTATGCCATCGCCCATATTCGCGGCGGCAAAATGCTTGGCCAGGATTGGTACGAACAGGGCCGCATGTTTGAAAAAATAAACACCTTTACCGATTACATCGACGTCACCAAGGCACTGGTTGATAAGAAATACGCCGCCAAAGACAAAGTATTTGCCCAGGGCGGCAGTGCCGGTGGCCTGTTGATGGGTGCAGTCGCCAATATGGCGCCGGAGCTGTACCGCGGTATGCACGCTGCCGTGCCTTTTGTGGATGTAGTTACCACCATGCTGGATGAGAGCATTCCACTCACCACCAATGAATATGGCGAATGGGGCAACCCCAACAATCAGGACAGCTACGAATACATGCTTTCCTACTCACCCTATGATCAGGTAAAAGCCCAGAAATACCCCAATATGCTGGTCACCACCGGTCTGCACGATTCACAGGTTCAGTATTTCGAGCCAATGAAGTGGGTGGCTAAACTGCGTGAGCTGAAAACCGATGACAACCTGCTGGTATTTGAAACCAATATGGAAGCCGGCCACGGTGGTGCGTCCGGGCGATTCAAACGTTTGGAGGAAAGCGCACTGGTTTATGCGTTTATGTTTGATTTGATTGGCATGAAAGAATAA
- the rsxD gene encoding electron transport complex subunit RsxD, with product MMFSSPHATSQRSTANIMQMVLLATLPGALALTLFFGWGTLINIALASVTAIAAEAGMLHLRKKPVGFYLRDYSALVTAVLLALALPPLAPWWLVILGTLFAIVVAKHLYGGLGYNPFNPAMVGYVVLLISFPVDMTQWLAPKPLLAEGIHHPGLLDSIAMVFGATPHVDALSGATPLDLFKHNRGMLVEQFYAEQPLFNEGRWAGAGWEWVNLGFLLGGVFLLSKKVFTWHAPVGMLATLLLLAIIFNDGGSSDSHGTPSLHLLSGATMLGAFFIVTDPVSSATSNRGRLIYGVLIGLLVYVIRCWGNYPDAVAFAVLLANFAAPFIDYYTLPRTYGHSHARKAIEKQER from the coding sequence ATGATGTTCAGCTCACCCCACGCCACCAGTCAGCGCAGCACCGCTAATATCATGCAGATGGTACTGCTGGCCACACTGCCCGGCGCACTGGCCCTGACACTGTTTTTTGGCTGGGGAACGTTGATCAATATCGCCCTGGCCTCAGTTACGGCCATCGCTGCAGAAGCTGGCATGCTCCACCTGCGCAAAAAACCGGTCGGATTTTATCTGCGTGACTACAGCGCTCTGGTAACTGCAGTGCTGCTTGCACTGGCACTGCCGCCACTGGCCCCATGGTGGCTGGTAATTCTCGGTACCCTCTTTGCCATCGTGGTGGCTAAACATCTCTACGGCGGTCTGGGCTATAACCCGTTTAACCCCGCAATGGTTGGCTATGTGGTGCTGCTGATCTCATTTCCGGTAGATATGACCCAGTGGCTGGCACCCAAGCCATTGCTGGCCGAGGGAATCCACCACCCCGGGTTGTTGGACAGTATCGCCATGGTATTTGGCGCCACCCCCCATGTGGATGCGCTGAGTGGTGCAACCCCGCTTGATCTGTTCAAGCACAATCGCGGTATGCTGGTGGAACAGTTTTATGCCGAACAACCGCTCTTTAACGAAGGCCGTTGGGCCGGAGCCGGTTGGGAATGGGTCAATCTGGGTTTTCTGTTGGGCGGTGTATTTCTGCTCAGCAAGAAAGTATTCACCTGGCACGCACCGGTGGGGATGCTGGCAACCCTGTTGCTGCTGGCGATCATTTTCAATGACGGTGGAAGTTCCGACAGTCATGGCACACCATCCCTGCACCTACTGAGTGGCGCAACCATGCTCGGGGCATTTTTTATCGTCACCGATCCGGTCAGTTCTGCTACCAGTAATCGTGGCCGACTGATTTACGGTGTGCTTATCGGCCTGTTGGTGTACGTCATTCGCTGTTGGGGGAACTACCCGGACGCGGTCGCCTTTGCGGTGCTACTGGCCAACTTTGCCGCCCCGTTTATTGATTACTACACCTTGCCGCGCACTTACGGCCACAGCCATGCGCGTAAAGCCATTGAGAAACAGGAGCGTTAA
- the rsxG gene encoding electron transport complex subunit RsxG yields the protein MRKNSLTLAAVALITATLLATTYHGTKDKIETAQRELEQKTLLEIIPVEQHSNDLLLDTEEIPEHFWPTLGLPEGGKVHIARNENGAPSAVIFPAIAPDGYSGKIKMIIGLNIDGSIAGVRITEHGETPGLGDKVDLAKSNWVLGFDGKSLGNPSLNRWAVKKDGGDFDQFTGATITPRAVINQISRALRYFQEDKKRLIQRATRSQSGINNDEQGDSHGN from the coding sequence ATGCGTAAAAACAGCCTGACTCTGGCAGCAGTCGCTTTGATTACTGCGACATTGCTGGCCACCACCTATCACGGCACCAAAGACAAGATAGAAACGGCCCAGCGCGAACTGGAGCAGAAAACCCTGCTGGAAATTATCCCGGTTGAACAACACAGCAACGATTTGCTGCTGGATACCGAGGAAATTCCCGAGCATTTCTGGCCGACTCTGGGACTGCCGGAAGGCGGTAAGGTACATATCGCCCGCAACGAAAATGGTGCACCCTCGGCAGTGATATTCCCTGCCATTGCACCGGACGGCTACAGCGGCAAAATCAAAATGATTATCGGCCTGAATATCGACGGCTCCATTGCCGGGGTTCGCATTACCGAACACGGCGAAACCCCGGGACTGGGCGACAAAGTGGATCTTGCCAAAAGCAATTGGGTACTCGGCTTTGATGGAAAATCCCTCGGCAATCCATCACTCAATCGCTGGGCAGTAAAAAAAGATGGCGGCGACTTTGACCAGTTTACCGGCGCCACCATAACCCCGAGAGCGGTCATCAATCAGATAAGCCGCGCACTGCGCTATTTTCAGGAAGATAAAAAGCGCCTGATCCAGAGAGCCACTCGCAGCCAGTCCGGCATCAATAACGATGAGCAAGGTGACAGCCATGGCAACTAG
- a CDS encoding electron transport complex subunit E, which yields MATSYREVVVNGLWKNNPALVQLLGLCPLLAVTSSIVNALGLGLATLLVLTGSNIVVSLVRSKISDAVRLPAFVMIIATFTTCTELLMKAYTYELYLVLGIFIPLIVTNCAILGRAEAFASKNSVLPSALDGLMMGMGFAMVLLAVGAVREVLGSGTLFANMQLLFGSTAADWTIHIFPDDYAFLVAILPPGAFLVTGLLIALKNSIDQARKKRAEAKRAPVKAGSKRVRTTEIVGTE from the coding sequence ATGGCAACTAGTTACCGCGAGGTCGTGGTCAACGGCCTTTGGAAAAACAACCCCGCACTGGTTCAGCTGCTCGGCCTCTGCCCTCTGCTGGCGGTCACCAGTTCGATCGTCAATGCACTGGGTCTTGGACTTGCCACCCTGCTGGTATTAACCGGCTCCAATATTGTGGTCTCGCTGGTGCGCAGCAAAATTTCCGACGCGGTGAGACTGCCGGCGTTCGTAATGATTATCGCCACCTTTACCACCTGCACCGAATTATTAATGAAAGCCTACACCTACGAACTGTATCTGGTGCTGGGTATTTTTATTCCATTGATCGTTACCAACTGCGCCATTCTTGGTCGCGCCGAAGCCTTTGCCAGTAAAAACAGCGTACTGCCTTCAGCGCTGGATGGCCTGATGATGGGAATGGGTTTTGCAATGGTATTACTGGCAGTGGGCGCGGTGCGTGAAGTACTCGGCAGCGGCACCCTGTTTGCCAACATGCAACTGCTGTTTGGCTCTACAGCCGCTGACTGGACCATTCATATATTCCCCGACGATTACGCCTTTCTGGTGGCCATCCTGCCGCCGGGAGCCTTCCTGGTAACTGGCTTATTAATCGCTCTTAAAAACAGCATTGACCAGGCACGAAAAAAACGTGCTGAAGCCAAACGCGCCCCTGTCAAAGCGGGCAGCAAGCGGGTCCGCACCACCGAAATCGTCGGCACAGAATAG